The DNA region GAGCCCCTGCTCTTCGAGCGTGTTCATCGTCTCGTTGATGATCGCCTCGCGGGCCGCCTCGATGCCGAGGTTGCGGTGGATCTCGTGGATGTTGTTGCACGTCGTCCGCGAGGCGTCGACGCCCTCGAGGTCGAGCACGTCGCCCAGCGCCGACCCCTCGGTGTAGAGGACGAACTCCTCGCCCTCGTCGGTCTCCTCCTTGCGGATGACGACCCGGGAGATCTCCTCGATCCCCTTGAAGACGATCTCACGCAGCTCCTCGACCAGTTGCAGCAGCTCGCGGTAGCTGGGCTCGTCGGGCCCGAACTGGACGACCGTCGGCGCCGGGGTCTGGACCTCGACGCCGAGCTTCGACTCGATGGTCGAGGCGATGTCGGCCACGACCGACTCGAGGTTGTCGGCGGTCGGCCACCGCTCCTCCAGGGTGTCCTCGTTGAGGTCGACCTGGACGAGCATGTCCGCGACGTTCGTCGACACGTCCCCCAGCTGGAGGATCTTCGTCGACTCGATCTCCCAGACGACCTCGTGGGCGCGCTCGCGGCGCTCCGCGTACTCGTCCTCGAGGTGGATCGTCATCATCGGGGTGTCCGGCTCCTTCCGGGCGTCGACCAGCTCGATGAGCCGGGGCAGCCCCTGGGTCACGTCGATCTCCGCGACCCCCGCGTAGTGGAAGGTGTTCATCGTCATCTGGGTGCCCGGCTCCCCGATGGACTGGGCGCTGACGGTGCCGACGGGGTCCAGCGGGTCGACGCGGGTGTCGACGTACTCGCTCTCGACGGCCGTGGCGATGTCGTCGACCTGTTCGAGCGTCAGGTCCCCCCGCTGTTCGACGGCGTCGTACACCTCGTCTTTCAGCCGGCGCGGCAGCTCGGTGTCCTCGACCAGCGCGCGCACGTCCTCGGTGACCTCCATGGTCAGTCACCCCCGGCCGCTTCCATCCACCAGTCGTCGGCGTGCTCGGAGATGTTCGTCGGCTCGGGCTCGCGCCCGATGAACCGCTCTTTCTCGGTCTCGGAGTCGAACTCCGCGTCGACGACGCGGTCGGCGATCTCGTCGACGTCGACGGCCGGCCCCTCGCTGTTCGAGGAGACCTCCACGGGGGAGGTGCCGTCCTCGCCGAACTCGAACTGGACGATGGTGTCGCTGGTGTCCCGGACGGTGCCGTCGTACTGCGTCTCCAGCTCCGAGAGCGCGTTGATCAGCCGGCGCTGGAGGTAGCCGGACTTCGAGGTCCGGACCGCCGTGTCGACCAGCCCCTCGCGGCCGCCCATCGCGTGGAAGAAGAACTCCCGCGGTTCGAGGCCGCTACGGTACGAGTGTTCCACGAAGCCGTGGGCCTCCGCGGAGAGGTCGTCGGGCTTGTAGTGGGAGAGGGTGCGGTCCTCGTAGCCGCGGTTGATCCGCTCGCCGCGGACCGCCTGCTGGCCGACGCAGCCGGCCATCTGCGTGAGGTTCAGCATCGAGCCGCGGGCCCCGGAGTCGGCCATGACGACCGCCGGGTTGTCGTCGCCGAAGTGGTCCTCGGCGATGTCGCCCGCCGTGTCGCGGGCCTTCGAGAGCGTCGACATGATCTTCATCTCCAGGGTCTCGTCGACCGACCGGCCGGGCAGCGACTCCAGCTCGCCGGCCTCGTAGGTCTCGATGAGCTTCTGGACGCGGCTGTAGGCGTCGTCGATGGCCTCGTCGATCTGCTCCTCGGCCTCCGTGGGGATCGACTCGTCGTCGATGCTGATCGAGAAGCCGAAGTGCATGATCGACCGCATCGCCAGCGTCGACACCTCGTTGACGAAGATGCGCGCCCGGGTCTTCGAGTACTGCTTGGCGATGGTGTCGACGACCTCGCCGCCGAAGCCGCCGACCGCGTCCTCGTCGATGGTGCCCGACAGGAGCTGGCCGTCCTCGATGACGACCTCGTCGCCCGCCGAGGAGGTGAACTCGACGTCGAGGTCGTCCGGGAGCAGCTCCGAGAACAGCGTCCGTCCGGTCCAGTACTCCGTCCCGTCGTCGACGCCGTCTGGCTCGGGCAGCTCGTCGATGCGGGTCGCCCGGAGCAGGTCCAGCGCCTGCGTCTCGTTGAACTGCGGGTTCGTGTGGGTCAGCAGGTACGTGCCGGTGATGTGGTCCTGGATCGCGCCGATGATGTTCTCGCCGAACCGCGGCGAGAGCATCTGCTCCTGGACGCGCATCAGCACGCGGGCCTCGGCGCGGGCCTCCTCGTTTTGCAGCGCGTGCATGTTCATCTCGTCGCCGTCGAAGTCGGCGTTGTACGGAGGGCAGACCGTCGTGTTCAGCCGGAACGTCTTGTACGGCATCACGACCACCTCGTGGGCCATGATGGACATCCGGTGCAGCGACGGCTGCCGGTTGAAGATCACGATGTCGCCGTCGATGAGGTGCCGGGAGACCTCCCAGCCGGGCTCGACCTTCTCGGCGAGCTCCTCGCAGTTCTTCTCGGTGACCTTGAGACGGCGGCCGTCGTGGCGGCGGACGTAGTTGGCGCCCGGGTGCTCCTCGGGCCCGTTGGCGACGTAGCGCCGCGCTTCGTCCAGGTTCCGCTCGTTGACGTTCATCGTCTGGGTCATCTCCGTCGCCACGCGGTCCGGGACGCCGACCTCGTTGAGCGAGAGGGTCGGGTCCGGCGAGATGACCGTCCGGGCGGAGAAGTTGACGCGCTTCCCCGAGAGGCTCCCGCGGAAGCGGCCCTCCTTGCCCTTCAGGCGCTGGGAGAGCGTCTTGAGTGGGCGACCCGAACGGTGCCGGGCCGGCGGGGTCCCCGAGATCTCGTTGTCCATGAAGGTGGTGACGTGGTACTGCAGCAGCTCCCAGAGGTCCTCGATGATCAGCTGGGGCGCGCCCGCCTCGCGGTTCTCCATGAACCGCTGGTTGATGCGGATGATGTCGACCAGCTTGTGGGTCAGGTCGTCCTCGGAGCGCTGGCCGTTGTCGAGCGTGATGGAGGGACGGGCCGTCACCGGCGGCACGGGCAGGACGGTGAGGATCATCCACTCCGGCCGGGAGCGGTCGGGGTTGATCCCCAGCGCCTCGATGTCCTCGTCGGGGATCTCCTCGAACCAGTCGCGGATGTCCGAGGGCATCAGCTTGTCCATGTCCTCCTCGACCAGGTACTCGGCGGCGGAGCTCACGTCCTCCTCCAGTTCGTCGAGGTCGTTGAGCCGGCCCAGCGCGCGGCCGAGGTTCTTCAGCCGCTCGATGTCGTTGCGGTCCGGGCGGTAGGTGCCGGAGAGCAGCTCGCGGATGCGCTCGGCGTCGAAGTCGCCGTCGTCGAGCTCCTCGGCGATGTCGCTCGGCCGGACGGCCTCGCCCTCCGGCGGGTCCATCGCGCGTTCGAGGCGCTTGGAGAGCTCGCCGTGGGGCACCTCGATGATCTCGTAGTAGGTGGTCGGCTTCTCGTGTTTGATGTCGAACTGCTTGGCGCCGCAGTAGGGACAGTAGTCGACCTTGCGGCACTCGCGGATGGCCGACTTGAGCACGTCCGAGAGGTCCTCGTTGAGCTCGCCCGCGCGGTCGAGCTTCTCGCGGTACTCCCGCTTGCGCTCCTCCGCTTTCTCCTCGGCGTCGGCGACGCGGCGGCCGTCGACGGGGGTCAGCCGCGAGCACTCGCGGCAGGTCCCCCGCAGCAGGCGGCGGATGAGCTTGGCGAAGCCGACGTGGATGACCGGCGCGGCCAGCTCGATGTGGCCGAAGTGGCCGTTACACGAGCCGGAGTGCTTGCCGCAGGTCTTGCACTCCAGGCCGGGGTCGATGACGCCCAGCCGCGGGTCCATCAGCCCCATGTCGATGGGGAAGCCGTCGTCGTCGTAGGTGTCGGCCGTGATGACCTTCGTGGCCGACATCTCGCGGTACTCCTCGGGGTCCATCAGCCCGAAGCTGAGTTCGCCGATCTCCTGTGGTGTTCCTTGTACTGACATGTTAGACTGCGTCCTCCAGTTCGATGCGCGGCGCGATGCCCAGCGCCTTCATCTCGTCGAGGAGGAGCTTGAACGCGTAGCTCATCTCCACCTCGTGGACCTCCGTCTCCTCCTCGCAGTTGGGGCAGTAGACGCGCCGTTGCTCGACGTTCTCGACGGCCGTCATGCCGCACTCGCCGCAGACGTAGATCCACTCGCGGTCGGACTCGTCGAGCAGCCGCTCCTTCAGGGTCATGGCCGCGCCGTGTCCGATGAACACGTCGCGCTCCATCTCACCGATACGGAGGCCGCCCTCGCGGGCGCGCCCCTCGGTGGGCTGGCGGGTCAGCACCTGCACCGGCCCGCGCGAGCGGGCGTGGAGCTTGTTCGAGACCATGTGGTAGAGCTTCTGGTAGAAGATGGTCCCGACGAAGATCTCCGCCTCGATCTGCTCGCCCGTGATGCCCGAGTACATGACCTCCTTGCCGCTGGACTTGAAGCCGCGCTCCTCCAGCGAGCCGCGGAGCTCGTCCTCGTCCTCGCCGGTGAAGGCGGTGCCGTCGACGCGCCGCCCCTCCAGCGAACCGACCTTGCCGCCGATCATCTCGAGGATGTGCCCGACGGTCATCCGGGAGGGCAGCGCGTGGGGGTTGAGGATGAGGTCCGGCACGACGCCCTCCTCGGTGAACGGCATGTCCTCCTGGGGCGCGATGTGGCCGACGACGCCCTTCTGGCCGTGGCGGGAGGCGAACTTGTCGCCCAGCTCGGGGATGCGCTCGTCGCGCACCGACACCTTCGAGAGCTTCGAGCCGTCCTCGCCCTCCATCAGCGTCACGGTGTCGACGACGCCCGATTCGCCCGAGCGCA from Halosimplex halophilum includes:
- the rpoA2 gene encoding DNA-directed RNA polymerase subunit A'' yields the protein MEVTEDVRALVEDTELPRRLKDEVYDAVEQRGDLTLEQVDDIATAVESEYVDTRVDPLDPVGTVSAQSIGEPGTQMTMNTFHYAGVAEIDVTQGLPRLIELVDARKEPDTPMMTIHLEDEYAERRERAHEVVWEIESTKILQLGDVSTNVADMLVQVDLNEDTLEERWPTADNLESVVADIASTIESKLGVEVQTPAPTVVQFGPDEPSYRELLQLVEELREIVFKGIEEISRVVIRKEETDEGEEFVLYTEGSALGDVLDLEGVDASRTTCNNIHEIHRNLGIEAAREAIINETMNTLEEQGLDDVNIRHLMLVADIMTNRGSIESIGRHGISGNKDSVLARAAFEVTVNHLLDAAIHGEVDDLNGVTENVIVGKPIKLGTGDVDLRMAAGRDGAEEAD
- a CDS encoding DNA-directed RNA polymerase subunit A', which translates into the protein MSVQGTPQEIGELSFGLMDPEEYREMSATKVITADTYDDDGFPIDMGLMDPRLGVIDPGLECKTCGKHSGSCNGHFGHIELAAPVIHVGFAKLIRRLLRGTCRECSRLTPVDGRRVADAEEKAEERKREYREKLDRAGELNEDLSDVLKSAIRECRKVDYCPYCGAKQFDIKHEKPTTYYEIIEVPHGELSKRLERAMDPPEGEAVRPSDIAEELDDGDFDAERIRELLSGTYRPDRNDIERLKNLGRALGRLNDLDELEEDVSSAAEYLVEEDMDKLMPSDIRDWFEEIPDEDIEALGINPDRSRPEWMILTVLPVPPVTARPSITLDNGQRSEDDLTHKLVDIIRINQRFMENREAGAPQLIIEDLWELLQYHVTTFMDNEISGTPPARHRSGRPLKTLSQRLKGKEGRFRGSLSGKRVNFSARTVISPDPTLSLNEVGVPDRVATEMTQTMNVNERNLDEARRYVANGPEEHPGANYVRRHDGRRLKVTEKNCEELAEKVEPGWEVSRHLIDGDIVIFNRQPSLHRMSIMAHEVVVMPYKTFRLNTTVCPPYNADFDGDEMNMHALQNEEARAEARVLMRVQEQMLSPRFGENIIGAIQDHITGTYLLTHTNPQFNETQALDLLRATRIDELPEPDGVDDGTEYWTGRTLFSELLPDDLDVEFTSSAGDEVVIEDGQLLSGTIDEDAVGGFGGEVVDTIAKQYSKTRARIFVNEVSTLAMRSIMHFGFSISIDDESIPTEAEEQIDEAIDDAYSRVQKLIETYEAGELESLPGRSVDETLEMKIMSTLSKARDTAGDIAEDHFGDDNPAVVMADSGARGSMLNLTQMAGCVGQQAVRGERINRGYEDRTLSHYKPDDLSAEAHGFVEHSYRSGLEPREFFFHAMGGREGLVDTAVRTSKSGYLQRRLINALSELETQYDGTVRDTSDTIVQFEFGEDGTSPVEVSSNSEGPAVDVDEIADRVVDAEFDSETEKERFIGREPEPTNISEHADDWWMEAAGGD